The following coding sequences are from one Verrucosispora sp. WMMD573 window:
- the kduD gene encoding 2-dehydro-3-deoxy-D-gluconate 5-dehydrogenase KduD — MILDRFRLDGRVALVTGGNRGIGRAIAIALAQAGADIALLGRTHPTETVADVEATGRRALVVPGDLAAAGPDELADAVRAVVTGLGGLHILVNNAGIIRRAAAAAYPAEDWDAVLRVNLNAVFHLSQAAGRVMLDHGHGKIINIASMLSYQGGIRVPSYTAAKHAVVGLTRALANEWAPGGVNVNAIAPGYIATDNTAPLREDPDRERAIRERIPAGRWGAADDLAGTVVFLASDAARYVHGAVVPVDGGWLAR; from the coding sequence GTGATTCTGGACAGATTCCGGCTGGACGGACGGGTCGCCCTGGTCACCGGCGGCAACCGGGGCATCGGCCGGGCGATCGCGATCGCCCTGGCCCAGGCCGGTGCCGACATCGCCCTGCTGGGCCGCACTCACCCTACCGAGACGGTTGCCGACGTCGAAGCGACGGGCCGGCGCGCCCTGGTGGTGCCCGGCGATCTAGCCGCCGCCGGACCGGACGAACTCGCCGACGCCGTGCGCGCGGTGGTCACCGGACTTGGTGGCCTGCACATCCTGGTGAACAACGCCGGGATCATCCGCCGCGCGGCCGCCGCCGCGTACCCGGCCGAGGACTGGGACGCCGTGCTGCGGGTCAACCTCAACGCGGTGTTTCACCTCAGTCAGGCGGCCGGGCGGGTGATGCTGGACCACGGCCACGGGAAGATCATAAACATCGCCTCGATGCTGTCCTACCAGGGCGGCATCCGGGTCCCTTCCTACACCGCGGCGAAGCACGCCGTGGTGGGCCTGACCAGGGCACTGGCAAACGAGTGGGCTCCCGGCGGGGTAAATGTCAACGCGATCGCGCCCGGCTACATCGCCACCGACAACACCGCGCCACTACGCGAGGATCCCGACCGGGAACGCGCCATCCGGGAACGGATTCCCGCCGGCCGCTGGGGGGCAGCGGACGACCTGGCGGGCACTGTCGTCTTCCTCGCCTCCGACGCCGCCCGCTACGTGCACGGTGCCGTCGTACCGGTGGACGGCGGCTGGCTCGCCCGCTAG
- a CDS encoding family 43 glycosylhydrolase: MTTSRNPSSRLLRWLAALVSVCAVLAGAVVAPQPASAATTLVYTTFKGDGAADQELWVYRSTNGGTSYSVLSDTNFRGPTGVLRDPSIIRHNGRYYIAYTVQSWTTNSTYFNIASSTNLTSWTHVASVNSGIANTRFTWAPEFYVEGGTVRIIASVAATTCSNCFRPYVYTAQNTDLTAWSGPARMWGLGTNYIDTFVVRSGTVWHAFVKNETTKYIEHWTTTANLFEGWTNRGRLWTSGHEGPSLVRLDDGRWRIYVDRYTNGGLWTATSSDLNTWTALSAVGCSGCRHGTALPV; encoded by the coding sequence ATGACAACGTCGAGAAACCCATCGAGCAGACTGCTGCGCTGGCTGGCCGCACTGGTCAGCGTGTGCGCCGTCCTCGCCGGTGCCGTCGTCGCACCACAGCCGGCCTCGGCCGCCACGACTCTGGTCTACACCACGTTCAAGGGTGACGGCGCAGCAGACCAGGAGCTGTGGGTCTACCGGTCGACGAATGGCGGCACGAGCTACAGCGTGCTGTCGGACACCAACTTCCGAGGCCCCACCGGCGTGCTCCGCGACCCGAGCATCATCCGGCACAACGGCAGGTACTACATCGCGTACACCGTCCAGTCCTGGACCACCAACTCGACCTACTTCAACATCGCGTCCAGCACCAACCTCACGTCCTGGACGCACGTGGCCAGCGTCAACTCCGGGATCGCCAACACCAGGTTCACCTGGGCTCCCGAGTTCTACGTCGAGGGCGGCACCGTACGGATCATCGCGAGCGTCGCTGCCACCACCTGCTCCAACTGCTTCCGCCCGTACGTCTACACCGCCCAGAACACGGATCTGACCGCATGGAGCGGCCCCGCCCGGATGTGGGGTCTGGGCACCAACTACATCGACACCTTCGTGGTGAGGTCGGGCACCGTGTGGCACGCGTTCGTCAAGAACGAGACGACGAAGTACATCGAGCACTGGACCACGACCGCGAACCTGTTCGAGGGATGGACCAACCGGGGACGGTTGTGGACCTCCGGTCACGAGGGTCCGTCCCTGGTCAGACTGGACGACGGCAGGTGGCGTATCTATGTCGACAGGTACACCAACGGTGGGCTGTGGACCGCCACGAGCTCCGACCTCAACACGTGGACCGCGTTGAGCGCGGTGGGCTGCTCCGGATGCCGGCACGGTACGGCGCTTCCGGTGTAG
- a CDS encoding beta-galactosidase: MGEHRDHRWLRWPSEPDRVRLGYGADYNPEQWPRHVWREDARAMRTAGVNIVSLAIFSWARLQPVENEWDFAWLDEVMDLMHENGIAVDLATATASPPPWLTTRHPEILPVDRDGRRLWPGGRQHWRPTSPIFRRHALRLTRELAKRYGPHPALTAWHVSNELGCHNVHDYSDDAASAFRTWLRARYGTLEALNKAWATAFWSQHYSDWEQILPPRLAATYPNPTQQLDFRRFSSDALKDHLRAERDLLFQLTPDIPVTTNFMVTGESNGINYADWASEVDFIANDHYLAPGPQAYDELSFSANLTANLAGGRPWFLMEHSTSAVNWRPVNLAKRPGQMIRDSLTHVAHGADAVCFFQWRQSAAGAEKYHSAMVPHAGEDSDVFRGVTDLGAALHTLAPVAGATRSRARAAIVFDWESWWVAELDSSPTDRLRYRQEALDWYTAFLDLGLRADVVPLSAPLEEYDLLVAPILHVVPRSLADRLRAYVAAGGHLVTTYFSGTVDEHNHVWLGGYPGAVRDVLGIRVQEFAPLADDHGVTLDNGTTGMLWTERIDLTDPETEVLARYTAGNLAGHPAVTRRAAGDGSAAYVSTRLGPAGLSTVLAELAALAGVHSELPERLRGRVDMTVRGRYRFLIARTPTGHVAGGEFDTDRAVPGGTLLLQLGDVTVMHLPAEDPVSRP; encoded by the coding sequence GTGGGAGAACACCGTGATCATCGATGGCTACGCTGGCCCTCGGAGCCCGACCGGGTCCGCCTGGGGTACGGCGCCGACTACAACCCGGAGCAGTGGCCGCGCCACGTGTGGCGTGAGGACGCGCGAGCGATGCGGACCGCCGGGGTGAACATCGTCTCGCTGGCGATCTTCTCCTGGGCCCGACTGCAGCCCGTCGAGAACGAGTGGGACTTCGCCTGGCTCGACGAGGTCATGGACCTGATGCACGAGAACGGCATAGCGGTGGACCTCGCCACCGCCACCGCCTCCCCACCGCCGTGGCTCACCACCAGGCATCCGGAGATCCTGCCGGTCGATCGCGACGGCCGCCGGCTCTGGCCCGGCGGCCGGCAGCACTGGCGACCGACCTCGCCCATCTTCCGGCGTCATGCGCTACGTCTGACGCGCGAGCTCGCGAAGCGCTACGGTCCGCATCCAGCGCTGACCGCGTGGCACGTCTCGAACGAACTGGGATGCCACAACGTCCACGACTACTCCGACGACGCCGCCTCCGCCTTCCGCACCTGGCTGCGCGCCCGCTACGGCACCCTGGAGGCGCTGAACAAGGCGTGGGCCACGGCGTTCTGGTCACAGCACTACAGCGACTGGGAGCAGATTCTGCCGCCCCGGCTGGCCGCCACCTACCCGAATCCCACCCAGCAACTGGACTTCCGACGTTTCTCCTCCGACGCCCTCAAGGACCATCTGCGCGCCGAACGTGACCTGCTGTTCCAGCTGACCCCGGACATTCCGGTGACCACCAACTTCATGGTGACCGGAGAGAGCAACGGGATCAACTATGCCGACTGGGCCTCGGAGGTCGACTTCATCGCCAACGACCACTACCTCGCCCCCGGCCCCCAGGCGTACGACGAGCTGTCGTTCTCCGCCAACCTCACCGCCAACCTCGCCGGTGGACGGCCCTGGTTCCTGATGGAGCACTCCACCAGCGCCGTCAACTGGCGACCGGTGAACCTTGCCAAACGGCCCGGCCAGATGATCCGCGACTCCCTGACGCACGTCGCCCACGGCGCGGACGCGGTCTGCTTCTTTCAATGGCGGCAGTCGGCGGCCGGTGCCGAGAAGTACCACTCCGCAATGGTGCCGCACGCCGGTGAGGACAGCGACGTGTTCCGGGGCGTCACCGACCTCGGCGCCGCCCTGCACACCCTGGCACCGGTGGCCGGCGCGACGCGAAGCCGGGCAAGGGCCGCCATCGTCTTCGACTGGGAGTCCTGGTGGGTCGCCGAGCTCGACTCCAGCCCCACCGACCGACTCCGCTACCGGCAGGAGGCGCTGGACTGGTACACGGCCTTCCTCGACCTCGGCCTCCGGGCCGATGTCGTGCCCCTGAGTGCTCCGCTGGAGGAGTACGACCTGCTCGTCGCCCCCATTCTGCACGTCGTCCCGAGGTCCCTGGCCGACCGGCTCCGGGCCTACGTCGCCGCGGGTGGGCATCTGGTCACCACCTACTTCTCCGGCACCGTGGACGAGCACAACCACGTCTGGCTCGGCGGCTACCCCGGTGCCGTCCGAGACGTGCTCGGGATCCGTGTCCAGGAGTTTGCCCCGCTCGCCGACGACCATGGCGTCACGCTCGACAACGGCACCACCGGCATGCTGTGGACCGAGCGGATCGACCTCACCGACCCCGAGACCGAGGTGCTGGCCCGCTACACGGCCGGGAACCTGGCCGGCCACCCGGCCGTCACCCGTCGGGCCGCAGGCGACGGCTCGGCCGCCTACGTCTCGACCCGGCTCGGGCCGGCGGGCCTGTCGACCGTCCTGGCAGAACTGGCCGCTCTGGCGGGCGTGCACAGTGAACTTCCCGAGCGGTTGCGCGGTCGCGTCGACATGACCGTACGGGGGCGCTACCGGTTCCTGATCGCCAGAACGCCAACGGGACATGTCGCCGGCGGGGAGTTCGACACGGACAGGGCAGTGCCCGGCGGCACGCTCCTGCTGCAGCTGGGCGACGTGACGGTCATGCACCTACCGGCCGAGGATCCCGTTTCGCGACCCTGA
- a CDS encoding substrate-binding domain-containing protein, with protein MMEGRLFGTQRQERLLAALRGNGAVRVRDLAREFGVSELTIRRDIAALAQRGLVSKVHGGATLPLRGGADKQPRRAPMRFTVGMVVPSLDFYWPSIVGGARAAAAALGVSIQLRGSSYDPDEDRRQIGLLIAGQQVQGLLLAPSLDDDRAEDMLDWIGHLQVPTILVERQPRRWTPLTRQIEWVRSDHALGLEIAIHHLRQQGHRRVGLVVSRGSPTSAHLLRAWQAATADPAVSDLLVLRERVTLGTSDDRDTIGRLVRRCRHAEITALIIHSDSHAIAVAQVCAEHGLAIPEDLAIVSYDDELAHLADPALTAIRPPKSHVGRLAVELMVSRLLDGERRPAYRVLLAPELVVRDSSWPRSPMR; from the coding sequence ATGATGGAAGGGCGGCTGTTCGGTACGCAGCGGCAGGAGCGACTGCTCGCCGCACTTCGCGGGAACGGAGCCGTGCGGGTTCGCGATCTCGCCCGCGAGTTCGGCGTGAGCGAACTGACCATTCGCCGTGACATCGCCGCCCTGGCTCAACGAGGACTGGTTTCCAAGGTCCACGGTGGTGCGACCCTGCCGCTGCGTGGCGGCGCTGACAAGCAGCCGCGACGCGCTCCGATGCGGTTCACCGTCGGCATGGTCGTACCGTCGCTGGACTTCTACTGGCCGTCGATCGTGGGCGGGGCACGAGCCGCCGCGGCTGCCCTCGGCGTCAGCATCCAGCTGCGCGGTTCCAGCTACGACCCGGACGAGGACCGGCGCCAGATCGGCCTGCTGATCGCCGGCCAACAGGTCCAGGGTCTGCTCCTCGCCCCCAGCCTCGACGACGACCGCGCGGAGGACATGCTCGACTGGATCGGGCACCTACAGGTGCCGACGATTCTCGTCGAGCGCCAGCCCCGGCGATGGACGCCCCTCACCCGGCAGATCGAGTGGGTGCGCAGCGACCACGCACTCGGTCTGGAGATAGCCATCCACCATCTTCGGCAACAGGGACACCGCCGGGTGGGCCTCGTCGTGTCTCGTGGCAGCCCGACCTCCGCCCACCTGCTGAGGGCCTGGCAGGCGGCGACGGCCGATCCCGCCGTGTCCGACCTGCTCGTGCTGCGCGAGCGGGTGACGCTCGGTACGAGCGACGACCGGGACACCATCGGCCGCCTTGTCCGGCGGTGCCGGCACGCCGAGATCACCGCACTGATCATCCACAGCGACTCGCACGCGATAGCGGTCGCGCAGGTCTGCGCCGAGCACGGCCTCGCGATTCCCGAAGACCTGGCGATCGTCTCCTACGACGACGAGCTTGCCCACCTCGCCGATCCGGCGCTTACGGCGATCCGGCCACCGAAGAGTCACGTCGGCCGGCTCGCGGTGGAACTGATGGTCTCGCGCCTGCTCGACGGCGAACGCCGCCCGGCGTACCGGGTGCTTCTCGCCCCCGAGCTTGTCGTCCGCGACTCGTCGTGGCCGCGTTCACCGATGCGTTAG
- a CDS encoding sugar ABC transporter substrate-binding protein, translating to MMVLPRRTLLVSAVLCGSLLVTGCGSGDDGDSGGPPAAVSDADIEAALEAGGTITVWAWEPTLKQVVADFQDRYPRVTVNLVNAGTGNDQYTALQNAVTARSGVPDIAQVEYYALPQFVLAKSLTNLSGYGADKLEATFTPGPWNAVRSGDGVYGLPMDSGPMALFYNKEVFDKHGLTVPTTWDEYVAEAEKLRRADPDAYITSDTGDAGFTTSMIWQAGGRPYRVDGTTVGINFADPGTQRFTATWQRLIDGRLLAPITSWSDAWYKGLGDGTIATLVIGAWMPANLESGVQSAHGKWRVAPMPQWDADGSVTAENGGSSLAIPDQGTNKALAYAFLRYATVAEGAQTRTDHGAFPATTGQLNSPHFLDKEFPYFGGQQVNQILAESAKQVAPGWSYLPFQVYANSVFGDTAGKAYLGATTLQDGLVAWQDVSVTYGKEQGFTLR from the coding sequence ATGATGGTCCTACCCCGGCGGACGCTCCTGGTGAGCGCGGTCCTCTGCGGCTCGCTCCTGGTAACCGGCTGCGGCTCCGGTGACGACGGCGACTCCGGTGGCCCACCGGCCGCCGTGTCCGACGCCGACATCGAGGCCGCCCTGGAGGCCGGCGGCACCATCACCGTGTGGGCCTGGGAGCCGACCCTCAAGCAGGTTGTCGCCGACTTCCAGGACAGGTACCCGAGGGTCACCGTCAATCTGGTCAACGCCGGCACCGGCAACGACCAGTACACGGCGCTTCAGAACGCCGTCACGGCGCGCTCCGGCGTGCCCGACATCGCCCAGGTCGAGTACTACGCGCTGCCGCAGTTCGTGCTCGCCAAGTCGCTGACCAACCTGAGCGGATACGGCGCCGACAAGCTCGAAGCGACCTTCACCCCCGGCCCGTGGAACGCCGTGCGGTCCGGCGACGGCGTCTACGGTCTGCCGATGGACTCCGGCCCGATGGCACTGTTCTACAACAAGGAGGTTTTCGACAAGCACGGGTTGACGGTCCCCACGACCTGGGACGAGTACGTCGCCGAAGCCGAGAAGCTGCGGCGGGCCGACCCGGATGCGTACATCACCAGCGACACCGGGGACGCCGGCTTCACCACCAGCATGATCTGGCAGGCCGGGGGCAGACCGTACCGCGTCGACGGCACCACGGTCGGCATCAATTTCGCCGACCCCGGAACCCAGCGGTTCACCGCCACCTGGCAACGACTCATCGACGGCAGGCTGCTCGCGCCGATCACGAGCTGGAGTGACGCCTGGTACAAGGGCCTGGGCGACGGCACCATCGCCACGCTGGTCATCGGCGCCTGGATGCCCGCGAACCTGGAGTCGGGTGTGCAGTCCGCCCACGGCAAGTGGCGCGTCGCCCCCATGCCGCAGTGGGACGCGGACGGTTCGGTCACCGCCGAGAACGGCGGCAGCTCACTGGCGATCCCCGACCAGGGCACCAACAAGGCACTCGCCTATGCCTTCCTCAGGTACGCCACCGTCGCCGAGGGTGCGCAGACCCGGACCGACCACGGGGCCTTCCCCGCCACCACCGGACAGCTGAACTCGCCGCATTTCCTCGACAAGGAATTCCCCTACTTCGGTGGCCAGCAGGTCAACCAGATCCTCGCCGAGTCCGCGAAACAGGTCGCCCCCGGCTGGTCCTACCTGCCGTTCCAGGTCTACGCCAACAGCGTCTTCGGCGACACCGCCGGCAAGGCGTACCTCGGCGCCACCACCCTCCAGGACGGACTTGTCGCCTGGCAGGACGTCTCGGTGACGTACGGCAAGGAACAGGGCTTCACTCTCCGGTGA
- a CDS encoding RICIN domain-containing protein, whose translation MVVAAVAGDGRPAQAVAVTITNGTQFTDTSGNALHAHGGGVLQVGSYYYWFGENRNPNNTFRAVSVYRSTDLRTWEFRNNVLTQSSAAELQSANIERPKVIYNASTGRYVMWMHKENGTNYSEARAAVASSATVDGNYTYHGSFRPLGHMSRDITLYNDGGTGYMISAADENYDLHIYRLTSDYLNVASLVGNFWNDAHREAPALFKRGSTYFMLTSGATGWSPNQARYATASSISGPWTGWTNVGDSTTFRSQPAFVLPIQGTTTTSYLYLGDRWAGAWGGPVNDSQYVWLPITFPSSTSMSLSWAPSITIDTATGTITANSPTYHRVTNRNSGRVMDVVSNSTANNAEVKQYGWNGGGNQRWEFQDAGGGYFRLVNQNSGKCLDVASGSTADGANIIQYTCGTGTNQQWQWTAIGSYHQLRARHSGKCLDVVNAGTGDGADIQQYTCGNGTNQQWSRTEA comes from the coding sequence ATGGTCGTAGCGGCGGTCGCCGGCGACGGCCGACCCGCCCAGGCGGTCGCGGTCACCATCACCAACGGCACCCAGTTCACCGACACCAGCGGAAACGCCCTGCACGCCCACGGCGGCGGCGTACTCCAGGTCGGCTCCTACTACTACTGGTTCGGCGAGAACCGCAACCCGAACAACACGTTCCGGGCAGTGTCGGTCTACCGCTCCACCGACCTGCGTACCTGGGAGTTCCGCAACAACGTCCTCACCCAGTCCTCGGCTGCCGAGTTGCAGTCCGCCAACATCGAGCGGCCGAAGGTCATCTACAACGCCAGTACCGGGCGCTACGTCATGTGGATGCACAAGGAGAACGGCACGAACTACAGCGAGGCGCGCGCTGCCGTGGCCTCGTCGGCCACGGTCGACGGCAACTACACCTACCACGGCAGCTTTCGCCCGCTCGGGCACATGTCGCGAGACATCACGCTCTACAACGACGGCGGCACCGGCTACATGATCTCGGCTGCCGACGAGAACTACGACCTGCACATCTACCGGCTCACCTCGGACTACCTCAACGTCGCCAGCCTCGTCGGCAACTTCTGGAACGACGCCCACCGTGAGGCTCCCGCCCTGTTCAAGCGGGGGAGTACCTATTTCATGCTGACCTCGGGTGCGACCGGCTGGAGCCCGAACCAGGCCAGGTACGCGACCGCGTCGAGTATCTCCGGTCCGTGGACCGGCTGGACCAACGTGGGTGATTCCACCACCTTCCGCTCCCAGCCGGCGTTCGTGCTGCCCATCCAGGGCACGACCACCACGAGCTATCTGTACCTGGGCGACCGCTGGGCCGGTGCCTGGGGCGGCCCGGTCAACGACTCCCAGTACGTCTGGCTGCCGATCACCTTCCCGTCCAGCACCAGCATGAGCCTGAGCTGGGCTCCGTCGATCACCATCGACACAGCTACCGGCACCATCACGGCGAACTCCCCGACGTACCACCGGGTGACGAACCGCAACAGTGGCCGGGTGATGGACGTGGTGAGCAACTCCACGGCCAACAACGCCGAGGTCAAGCAGTACGGCTGGAATGGTGGCGGGAACCAGCGCTGGGAGTTCCAGGACGCCGGTGGTGGTTACTTCCGCCTCGTCAACCAGAACAGCGGCAAGTGCCTCGACGTCGCCTCCGGCTCCACCGCCGACGGTGCCAACATCATCCAGTACACCTGCGGCACAGGCACCAACCAGCAGTGGCAGTGGACGGCGATCGGCAGCTACCACCAGCTCCGCGCCCGCCACAGCGGCAAGTGCCTGGACGTCGTCAACGCCGGCACCGGCGACGGCGCCGACATCCAGCAGTACACCTGTGGCAACGGAACCAACCAGCAATGGTCCCGTACGGAGGCGTGA
- a CDS encoding IS5 family transposase — MSRQRRYPSDLTDAQWALVEPLLPPPRTGGRPEKHPRRDVVNAILYVVRTGCSWRQLPVDFPPWQTVYWYFTRWEEDDVTERILVALRRRVRAAQGRAAEPTAGIIDSQSVKGADTVGRDTRGYDAGKKVNGRKRFIVTDTLGLLLVVCVMAASVQDRDGAKTTLLSAYLFTPVRFVYADAGFAGTLVDWCQRILRTTLEIVRKAPGQKGFAVIARRWVVERSLAWLTGHRRLARDYERHPATSEAMIRWAAINGMLRRLTRGRPARRQRAWTLDNLKA, encoded by the coding sequence ATGTCGCGTCAGCGTCGCTACCCCTCGGACCTGACCGACGCCCAATGGGCGCTGGTCGAGCCGCTGCTGCCACCACCGAGAACCGGTGGCCGGCCGGAGAAACATCCACGCCGCGACGTGGTGAACGCGATCCTGTACGTGGTGCGGACCGGCTGCTCGTGGCGGCAACTGCCGGTCGACTTCCCGCCGTGGCAGACGGTGTACTGGTACTTCACCCGCTGGGAGGAAGACGATGTCACCGAGCGGATCCTCGTCGCGCTGCGCCGAAGGGTCCGCGCCGCCCAAGGCCGCGCCGCCGAACCCACGGCAGGCATCATCGACTCCCAGAGCGTCAAAGGCGCCGACACCGTCGGCCGGGACACCCGTGGCTACGACGCGGGCAAGAAGGTCAACGGCCGCAAACGGTTCATCGTCACCGACACCCTGGGTCTGCTCCTAGTCGTGTGCGTGATGGCCGCGAGCGTGCAGGACCGCGACGGAGCGAAGACGACTCTGCTGTCGGCGTACCTGTTCACCCCGGTCCGGTTCGTCTACGCCGACGCCGGCTTCGCCGGAACCCTGGTCGACTGGTGCCAACGCATCCTGCGCACCACCCTGGAAATCGTACGCAAGGCCCCAGGCCAGAAAGGATTCGCCGTAATCGCCCGCCGATGGGTCGTCGAGCGCAGCCTTGCCTGGCTGACCGGCCACCGCAGACTGGCCCGCGACTACGAACGCCACCCCGCCACCTCCGAAGCCATGATCCGCTGGGCCGCCATCAACGGCATGCTCCGCCGCCTCACCCGCGGCCGACCCGCACGCCGTCAACGAGCCTGGACCCTCGACAACCTCAAAGCCTGA
- a CDS encoding carbohydrate ABC transporter permease, translating into MALASAATRTAGRRPPRLRRRATRRRGSVTLTALTGLVLVYALLPLAWLLINATKTQEGLFDSFGLALADDFALFDNIADTVSYNDGIFLRWLLNTLLYVCVGAGGATVLAALAGYGLAKYDFRGRKAIFAVVIGAVAIPGTALAVPTFLMFSRMGLTNTPWAIIIPSLVSPFGLYLMWIFTADAVPDELIEAARVDGAGEFRTFSLSARRCWPPGRSPCCCSTWSPPGTTTSCR; encoded by the coding sequence ATGGCCCTGGCCTCAGCGGCCACCCGGACAGCCGGACGCCGTCCACCGCGACTGCGGCGACGCGCCACCCGCCGCCGCGGCAGCGTCACGCTGACCGCGCTGACCGGCCTCGTGCTGGTCTACGCGCTGCTGCCGCTGGCCTGGCTGCTGATCAACGCGACCAAGACGCAGGAGGGGCTCTTCGACTCCTTCGGACTGGCCCTCGCCGACGACTTCGCGTTGTTCGACAACATCGCCGACACCGTCTCCTACAACGACGGCATCTTCCTCCGCTGGCTGCTCAACACCCTGCTCTACGTGTGCGTCGGTGCCGGTGGCGCTACCGTGCTGGCCGCGCTTGCCGGTTACGGACTGGCGAAGTACGACTTCCGCGGCCGCAAGGCGATCTTCGCGGTGGTCATCGGCGCGGTGGCGATTCCGGGCACCGCGCTGGCGGTACCGACCTTCCTGATGTTTTCCAGAATGGGCCTGACCAACACCCCGTGGGCGATCATCATCCCGTCGCTGGTCTCCCCGTTCGGCCTCTACCTGATGTGGATTTTCACCGCCGACGCGGTGCCGGACGAGCTGATCGAAGCAGCGCGGGTCGACGGCGCTGGCGAGTTCCGGACCTTTTCTCTATCGGCACGCCGCTGCTGGCCCCCGGGACGGTCACCGTGCTGCTGTTCAACCTGGTCGCCACCTGGAACAACTACTTCCTGCCGTTGA